A genomic segment from Bradyrhizobium sp. ISRA430 encodes:
- a CDS encoding alpha/beta hydrolase gives MPLWRNLFVAASLLAAPLSLAHAQTPQTVKAKNVVLVHGAWADGSSWSEVIPILQAAGLHVTAVQNPLGTLAESVEATKRALTEQDGPTVLVAHSWGGTVISQVGTDPKVTGLVYVAARAPDANEDFVALSKQFPTGPARAGIVERDGFTKLSEDAFLKYFANGVAPERAKELYAVQWPTAASIFAGRTTEAGWHTKPSWYAVSKNDYTINPDLERFLAKRMNATTIELDAGHLSLVSHPKDVANLILDAAGYGRS, from the coding sequence GTGCCCCTCTGGCGCAACCTTTTCGTCGCCGCGAGTCTTCTGGCGGCCCCTCTCAGCCTTGCCCATGCGCAGACCCCACAGACCGTGAAGGCGAAGAACGTCGTGCTGGTGCACGGCGCCTGGGCCGACGGCTCGAGCTGGTCGGAGGTCATTCCGATTCTTCAAGCTGCGGGCCTGCACGTCACCGCCGTGCAGAATCCGCTGGGCACGCTCGCCGAGTCGGTCGAGGCGACCAAGCGCGCTCTGACGGAGCAGGATGGTCCGACCGTGCTGGTCGCGCATTCCTGGGGCGGCACCGTGATCAGCCAGGTCGGTACCGACCCGAAGGTCACCGGGCTGGTCTACGTCGCGGCGCGCGCGCCCGACGCCAACGAGGACTTTGTCGCGCTGTCGAAGCAATTCCCGACGGGCCCCGCGCGTGCCGGCATCGTCGAGCGCGACGGCTTCACAAAGCTCTCCGAGGACGCATTCTTGAAGTATTTCGCCAACGGTGTGGCGCCTGAACGCGCCAAGGAGCTCTACGCCGTGCAATGGCCGACGGCGGCCTCGATTTTCGCTGGCCGCACCACTGAAGCTGGTTGGCACACGAAGCCGAGCTGGTACGCGGTGTCGAAGAACGACTACACGATCAATCCCGATCTCGAACGCTTCCTGGCCAAGCGCATGAACGCAACAACGATCGAGCTCGACGCCGGCCATCTCTCGCTGGTGTCGCATCCGAAGGACGTGGCGAACCTGATCCTGGATGCGGCGGGGTATGGGCGGAGCTGA
- a CDS encoding Hsp20 family protein, protein MRTYDLTPFYRSTVGFDRLFNLLDQAGSDGSPGYPPYNIERTGENAYRITVAVSGFSKDELSIVAKENTLTIKGEKVANENSKSEVLYRGIAARAFERAFQLADFVQVKDASLENGLLHVDLVREIPEAKKPRQIAINTGAQGAQVIEGSKAAA, encoded by the coding sequence ATGCGTACCTACGACCTCACCCCCTTCTATCGTTCCACCGTCGGCTTCGACCGTCTCTTCAACCTGCTCGACCAGGCGGGCTCCGACGGCAGCCCGGGCTATCCGCCCTACAACATCGAGCGCACCGGCGAGAACGCCTACCGCATCACCGTTGCGGTCTCCGGCTTCTCCAAGGATGAGCTCTCCATCGTCGCGAAGGAAAATACGCTGACGATCAAGGGCGAGAAAGTCGCGAACGAGAACTCGAAGTCCGAAGTGCTCTACCGCGGCATCGCCGCCCGCGCCTTCGAGCGCGCCTTCCAGCTTGCCGACTTCGTGCAGGTGAAGGATGCCTCGCTTGAGAACGGGCTGCTTCATGTCGATCTCGTGCGAGAGATTCCCGAAGCCAAGAAGCCCCGTCAGATCGCGATCAACACCGGCGCGCAAGGCGCGCAGGTGATCGAGGGCTCGAAGGCCGCCGCCTGA
- a CDS encoding alpha/beta hydrolase, which yields MTLVSIPANPVPDNVVSGTIKTPDGAELRFARWAPPAGRKGTVCVFTGRSEQIEKYFETVRDLRDRGFAVAMIDWRGQGHSSRRLRDPRKGYVRNFSDYEVDVETFVQQVVLPDCPPPFFALAHSMGGAVMLRLAHAGKRWFDRMVLSAPMIDLPGRTTSFPARALLRTMRLMGQGGRYIPGGSDRLTGLNPFINNPLTSDPVRYARNAAILEEDPTLGLASPTVAWADTAFRAMQTFKGMNYPSEIRQPILMLAASNDTIVSTAAIEEFAYHLRAGSHLVIAGSKHEILQEQDRYRAQFWAAFDAFVPGTPLFA from the coding sequence ATGACGCTGGTCTCGATCCCCGCCAATCCGGTCCCCGATAACGTCGTCAGCGGCACCATCAAGACGCCCGACGGCGCCGAGCTACGCTTCGCACGCTGGGCACCGCCTGCAGGGCGCAAGGGCACCGTCTGCGTCTTCACCGGGCGTAGCGAGCAGATCGAGAAATATTTCGAGACCGTGCGTGACCTGCGCGACCGCGGCTTTGCGGTGGCGATGATCGACTGGCGCGGGCAGGGGCATTCGTCGCGTCGCCTGCGCGATCCACGCAAGGGCTATGTGCGCAACTTTTCCGACTACGAGGTCGACGTCGAGACCTTCGTGCAGCAGGTGGTGCTGCCGGATTGTCCGCCGCCCTTCTTCGCGCTCGCCCATTCCATGGGGGGCGCGGTGATGCTGCGCCTCGCGCATGCAGGCAAGCGCTGGTTCGATCGCATGGTGCTGTCGGCGCCGATGATCGACCTGCCCGGCCGCACCACCTCGTTTCCGGCACGGGCGCTGCTCAGGACGATGCGCCTGATGGGGCAGGGCGGCCGCTATATCCCGGGCGGCAGCGACCGCCTCACCGGGCTAAATCCCTTCATCAACAATCCCCTGACCAGCGATCCCGTACGCTATGCCCGCAACGCCGCGATACTCGAGGAGGATCCGACGCTCGGGCTGGCATCGCCGACGGTCGCCTGGGCCGACACCGCGTTCCGCGCGATGCAAACCTTCAAGGGCATGAACTACCCCTCCGAGATCCGCCAGCCGATCCTGATGCTGGCGGCTTCCAACGACACCATTGTCTCGACCGCGGCGATCGAGGAGTTCGCCTATCACTTGCGCGCCGGCTCGCATCTCGTCATCGCCGGGTCCAAGCACGAGATCCTCCAGGAGCAGGACCGCTACCGCGCACAATTCTGGGCCGCCTTCGATGCCTTCGTGCCGGGCACGCCGCTGTTCGCGTGA
- a CDS encoding di-heme-cytochrome C peroxidase yields MHNPASKPFDPSIEVSPDNPCPFLRGLVGEGFVDGGTVPLGTLAQTIANASGEKGPKKTLARIQVRGVALIANGARHVLKSIWSGAQLDALRGGPLDKRGAGSRILGVDGRVNEDEIARFASFGRSYPDPAGGVEPGLNASEIGIFMRDNLKRAGEAARWYYPLLMKFEWPILLKIMGKGEGENRYLSVADVRTLFNERRFPERIEQRIITEPPTTRSPARRYAGGLAAALLVLTLAILRFPDQFQPMLPNFIGQFLAPPLPQRVEARAAYWLEQNWSLEDRHWFHHVSQGTATFPVPYSWFMALEQPRLHFLSQPGLLHDSAHLERFGFIPSPQTINTDDTTLRRFGYANVYDTTKPAPARLWDPPVKWDTPVENVDGLPVGFARMTGVPDPATGRQGENRIGLTCAACHTGQIHYKGVDVRFDGGPAMTDLKKLEITTGLSIAYTLYVPFRFKRFADRVLGPSASDADRDVLKQKLSEVGTFLLDWQKTYEKTIGGKRTWDNKKQQDTEEGFGRLDALNRIGNQVFAQDMALSGLAGFEKNLHAQDAPVSFPPIWTVPWLKYAQYDASIEQPLIRNAGEALGVTALLNLSDATAKNTLFRSSIEIKNLHWIESLLAGSPPYPKKQISGLTSPKWPSDIFGDDAWKIDDRRVKRGRKLYAEICVECHLGPVNDPVFDAEFPDKSVWSSSRWESIGNEKILNPIQKSVKGMGTDSAQANVLEKRTVQVPGFLKLDPTQNLNAWWNCNLPEVSSTDMPYSLGLMVLVDIVSRKAMDDAKIKPEEQQAWWGARKNCPNPGPQPPDPKEPRPWYRARPLNGVWATAPYLHNGSVPSLYWMLSPAVERPKSFCMGNRDYDPKQVGFAVVDGESCKTGQTRFSTRASDGSEINGNSNAGHSLEGTPGPGKDGIIGRLLKEDERYDLIEYLKTL; encoded by the coding sequence ATGCATAACCCCGCCTCGAAACCCTTCGATCCCTCGATCGAGGTCTCGCCGGACAATCCCTGCCCGTTCCTGCGCGGACTCGTCGGCGAGGGCTTCGTCGACGGCGGGACTGTCCCGCTCGGCACGCTGGCGCAGACAATCGCCAATGCGAGTGGCGAGAAGGGGCCGAAGAAGACGCTGGCCCGCATCCAGGTCCGCGGGGTCGCGCTCATCGCCAACGGCGCGCGTCATGTGTTGAAGAGCATCTGGTCGGGCGCCCAACTCGATGCGCTGCGCGGCGGCCCCCTGGACAAGCGCGGCGCCGGCTCGCGCATCCTTGGCGTCGACGGGCGCGTCAATGAGGACGAGATCGCGCGGTTTGCCAGCTTCGGCCGGAGTTATCCCGATCCGGCCGGCGGCGTTGAGCCTGGGCTCAACGCGTCGGAAATCGGCATCTTCATGCGCGACAACCTCAAGCGCGCCGGCGAGGCCGCGCGCTGGTACTACCCGCTGCTGATGAAATTCGAATGGCCGATCCTCTTGAAGATCATGGGCAAGGGCGAGGGTGAGAACCGCTATCTCAGCGTTGCCGACGTGCGCACGCTGTTCAATGAGCGCCGATTCCCGGAGCGGATCGAGCAGCGGATCATCACCGAGCCGCCGACCACGCGCTCGCCCGCGCGGCGCTACGCCGGCGGGCTCGCCGCCGCACTGCTCGTCTTGACCCTCGCGATCCTGCGCTTCCCCGATCAGTTCCAGCCGATGCTGCCCAATTTCATCGGGCAGTTCCTGGCCCCTCCGCTGCCCCAGCGTGTCGAAGCCCGAGCGGCATACTGGCTCGAGCAAAACTGGTCGCTGGAGGACCGGCACTGGTTTCATCACGTCAGCCAGGGGACGGCGACCTTCCCGGTGCCCTATAGCTGGTTCATGGCGCTGGAGCAGCCGCGACTGCATTTCTTGTCGCAGCCCGGATTGCTGCATGACAGCGCCCATCTGGAGCGCTTCGGCTTCATCCCGAGCCCCCAGACGATCAACACCGACGACACCACGCTGCGCCGGTTCGGCTATGCCAACGTTTACGACACGACAAAGCCGGCCCCTGCGCGGCTTTGGGATCCGCCGGTCAAATGGGACACCCCGGTTGAAAACGTCGACGGCCTGCCGGTCGGCTTCGCGCGCATGACCGGCGTGCCGGATCCTGCGACCGGCCGCCAGGGCGAGAACAGGATCGGACTGACCTGCGCCGCCTGCCACACCGGCCAGATCCACTACAAGGGCGTGGACGTCCGCTTCGACGGCGGCCCGGCGATGACCGACCTGAAGAAGCTCGAGATTACGACCGGGCTTTCCATCGCCTACACGCTCTACGTGCCATTCCGCTTCAAGCGTTTTGCGGATCGCGTGCTCGGCCCGTCCGCCAGCGACGCGGACCGCGATGTGCTGAAGCAGAAACTGAGCGAGGTCGGCACCTTCCTGCTCGACTGGCAAAAGACCTACGAGAAGACGATCGGCGGCAAGAGGACCTGGGACAACAAGAAGCAGCAGGACACGGAAGAGGGCTTCGGCCGCCTCGACGCGCTCAACCGGATCGGCAATCAAGTCTTTGCGCAGGACATGGCGCTGAGCGGTCTTGCCGGCTTTGAGAAGAACTTGCATGCGCAGGATGCGCCGGTCAGCTTCCCGCCGATCTGGACCGTGCCCTGGCTCAAATACGCGCAATATGACGCCTCGATCGAGCAACCGCTGATCCGCAACGCCGGCGAGGCCCTGGGCGTGACCGCGCTGCTCAATCTGTCCGATGCGACCGCCAAGAACACGCTGTTCCGCTCATCGATCGAAATCAAGAATCTGCACTGGATCGAGTCGCTGCTGGCGGGATCGCCGCCCTATCCGAAGAAGCAAATCAGCGGATTGACGTCTCCGAAATGGCCGTCAGATATCTTCGGCGACGATGCCTGGAAGATCGACGATCGGCGCGTCAAGCGCGGCCGCAAGCTCTACGCGGAGATCTGCGTCGAATGCCATCTCGGGCCGGTCAACGATCCCGTGTTCGACGCCGAATTTCCGGACAAGAGCGTCTGGTCTTCGTCGCGTTGGGAATCGATCGGAAACGAGAAGATTCTGAACCCGATCCAGAAAAGCGTCAAAGGCATGGGGACCGACTCCGCTCAGGCCAATGTGCTGGAGAAGCGAACGGTTCAGGTGCCGGGCTTCCTCAAGCTGGATCCCACGCAGAACCTCAATGCCTGGTGGAATTGCAACCTGCCTGAGGTCTCTTCGACCGACATGCCTTACTCGCTTGGCCTGATGGTCCTCGTCGACATCGTCAGCCGGAAGGCGATGGACGATGCGAAGATCAAGCCCGAGGAGCAGCAGGCGTGGTGGGGTGCGCGCAAGAACTGCCCAAATCCCGGTCCTCAGCCGCCTGACCCTAAGGAACCTCGGCCCTGGTACCGCGCGCGGCCGCTCAATGGCGTGTGGGCAACCGCGCCCTATCTCCACAACGGATCGGTGCCCTCGCTCTATTGGATGCTGAGCCCCGCGGTCGAACGCCCGAAGTCGTTCTGCATGGGTAACCGCGACTACGATCCAAAGCAGGTCGGCTTCGCGGTCGTCGACGGCGAGAGCTGCAAGACCGGGCAGACACGATTCTCGACGAGAGCGTCGGACGGCAGCGAGATCAACGGCAACAGCAATGCCGGCCACTCCCTGGAGGGCACGCCGGGACCCGGCAAGGACGGCATTATCGGCCGCCTGCTCAAAGAGGACGAGCGCTACGACCTGATCGAATATTTGAAGACGCTGTAG
- a CDS encoding tetratricopeptide repeat protein: MERRLAAIVCADVAGYSRMMGHDEAGTHAVFKAHRAAIHPIILNHGGRVVKNTGDGFLLEFASIVGATEAAIAIQRLMAERNHHLPADRAMQFRLGIHMGDVIADEDEVFGDDVNIAVRLEAVASPGGFAISAKAYKEAGKHLSVPLVDAGNHRFKNIKDPIGVWTWTPEGAPALAPEAKEGSVLSQQYRTAIVGVLPFANLSDAQDEYFSDGLTEDLIHALSLQSFYRVLSRNSTFAFKGNNVSTRLIAREIDATYLIQGSVRRAGSKIRVTAELIAPETGEQLWTGRYDRDIGDLFAMQDEITTNLSAAIATEIVRAEASAPARLTNDVTAWDRFLKGLSHYYRQTKEDLSAAIDLFREAITLDPKLSIAHAYLATIQIQSIQFGWIKGTRELWAEAMNLAETSVRLDPRSSFAFSILSWAHAMEAHYEAAMDAAKRAVALNPYDMGARGVLGICHFVIGEHRQAIELFSMAAQRDNNDPRYQWSALNAFSHYLLGQYDATLSWAREQLYINPNHMQALAIRAAALAQLGRTAEAAEAADVLLGHYPTLNVDRHLRNFHWKRPEDIAHYRDGLLKAGVPFSKLTLVQTDLKRAAES; encoded by the coding sequence ATGGAAAGACGCCTGGCCGCCATCGTCTGCGCCGACGTCGCCGGCTATTCGCGCATGATGGGCCATGACGAGGCCGGCACCCATGCCGTCTTCAAGGCCCATCGCGCCGCGATTCATCCCATCATCCTCAATCACGGCGGCCGCGTCGTGAAGAACACCGGCGACGGATTCCTGCTGGAGTTCGCCAGCATCGTCGGCGCCACCGAGGCCGCGATCGCGATCCAGAGGCTGATGGCGGAGCGCAACCACCACCTGCCCGCCGACCGCGCCATGCAGTTCCGCCTCGGCATCCACATGGGCGACGTGATCGCCGATGAGGACGAGGTGTTCGGTGACGACGTCAACATCGCCGTCCGCCTCGAAGCGGTGGCGAGCCCCGGCGGCTTCGCGATCTCGGCCAAGGCCTACAAGGAAGCCGGCAAGCATCTCAGCGTGCCCCTGGTCGATGCCGGCAACCACCGTTTCAAGAACATCAAGGATCCGATCGGCGTCTGGACCTGGACGCCCGAGGGCGCGCCCGCGCTCGCGCCCGAGGCAAAAGAGGGGTCGGTACTGTCGCAGCAGTACCGGACCGCGATCGTCGGCGTCCTGCCCTTTGCCAATCTCAGCGACGCCCAGGACGAGTATTTCTCCGACGGCTTGACCGAGGACCTGATTCACGCACTGTCGCTGCAATCGTTCTACCGCGTGCTGAGCCGCAACTCGACCTTCGCCTTCAAGGGCAACAACGTGAGCACCCGGCTGATCGCGCGCGAGATCGATGCGACCTACCTGATCCAGGGCTCGGTGCGGCGCGCCGGCAGCAAGATCCGCGTCACCGCCGAGCTGATCGCGCCGGAGACCGGCGAGCAGCTCTGGACCGGCCGTTACGACCGCGACATCGGCGATCTCTTCGCGATGCAGGACGAGATCACGACCAATTTGTCCGCGGCCATCGCCACCGAGATCGTCCGGGCGGAAGCCTCCGCGCCCGCGCGCCTGACCAACGACGTGACCGCCTGGGACCGCTTCCTGAAGGGGCTTTCACACTATTACCGGCAGACCAAGGAGGACCTGAGCGCGGCCATCGACCTGTTCCGCGAGGCCATCACGCTCGATCCGAAGCTGTCGATCGCCCACGCCTATCTCGCCACGATCCAGATCCAGAGCATCCAGTTCGGCTGGATCAAGGGCACCCGCGAATTGTGGGCCGAGGCGATGAACCTCGCCGAGACCAGCGTGCGGCTCGACCCGCGCTCCTCCTTCGCGTTTTCGATCCTGTCCTGGGCGCACGCCATGGAGGCGCACTACGAGGCCGCGATGGACGCCGCCAAGCGCGCGGTCGCGCTCAACCCCTACGACATGGGCGCGCGCGGCGTGCTGGGCATCTGCCATTTCGTCATCGGCGAGCACCGGCAGGCGATCGAGCTGTTCTCGATGGCGGCGCAGCGCGACAACAACGACCCGCGCTATCAGTGGTCGGCGTTGAACGCCTTCAGCCATTATCTGCTGGGGCAATATGACGCGACGCTGTCGTGGGCGCGTGAGCAGCTCTACATCAACCCCAATCACATGCAGGCGCTCGCGATCCGCGCCGCTGCGCTGGCGCAGCTTGGACGCACCGCGGAGGCTGCTGAGGCAGCCGATGTCCTGCTCGGCCACTACCCGACGCTGAATGTCGACCGCCATTTGCGGAATTTCCACTGGAAGCGGCCCGAGGACATCGCCCATTACCGCGACGGCCTTCTGAAAGCGGGCGTCCCCTTCAGCAAGCTCACCCTCGTGCAGACCGATCTCAAACGCGCCGCCGAATCCTAA
- a CDS encoding LysE family translocator, with translation MLGIHELWLFILSGVLLNITPGPDSVYVIGRSMQMGWRGGAAAAFGISFGCLFHVTGAAIGLSALLMASSTAFAILKLVGAAYLVLTGLTMLWSRPALAAAVTDKPERSSLRRVFLQGVFTNALNPKVALFFLAFLPQFVAADSSHKPLAFLTLGLIFICTGTLWCLFLAAFAAGAAHRLRQSEGVIAWINRALGGLFVYLGIRVAMLETR, from the coding sequence ATGCTCGGCATTCACGAACTCTGGCTCTTCATCCTGTCGGGTGTGTTGCTCAACATCACGCCGGGGCCGGATTCCGTCTATGTCATCGGCCGCAGCATGCAGATGGGATGGCGGGGCGGGGCTGCGGCCGCTTTTGGCATCAGTTTCGGCTGCTTATTCCACGTCACGGGCGCGGCGATCGGGCTGTCGGCGCTCCTGATGGCCTCATCCACCGCGTTCGCGATTCTGAAGCTGGTCGGCGCGGCCTATCTCGTGCTGACGGGCCTCACGATGCTGTGGTCGCGGCCGGCGCTCGCCGCGGCCGTGACAGACAAACCCGAGCGGAGCTCGCTGCGGCGGGTCTTTCTCCAGGGCGTCTTCACCAATGCGCTCAATCCCAAGGTGGCGCTGTTCTTCCTCGCCTTCCTGCCGCAATTCGTCGCAGCCGATTCGTCGCACAAGCCGCTCGCCTTCCTGACGCTCGGCCTGATCTTCATCTGCACGGGCACGCTGTGGTGCCTGTTCCTCGCGGCATTCGCGGCCGGGGCCGCACACCGACTGCGGCAGTCTGAAGGCGTGATCGCCTGGATCAACCGGGCGCTCGGTGGGCTCTTCGTCTATCTCGGCATCCGCGTCGCCATGCTGGAGACGCGCTGA
- a CDS encoding sulfite exporter TauE/SafE family protein, with protein MIDPFLILIAAVFLIAGFVKGVIGLGLPTVSMGLLAVSMAPGRAIAIVIVPAIITNLWQTFVGPYLRDILKRLWPLMVGTVIGCWLNAGALTGPYARYGTVVLGVLLIIYAVIGLNKLHFRVAPKNEKWVGGVVGVITGVISASTGVQVIPSMPFMQAIGMEKDELVQALGVFFTVATLALAFNLTAGGLLTPANAVPGAIAMACAFIGMFIGQSLRARMPAEAFRRWFLIAMILLGLYLAGSALLKEVA; from the coding sequence ATGATCGACCCGTTCCTCATCCTCATCGCCGCCGTCTTCCTGATCGCCGGATTCGTCAAGGGCGTGATTGGGCTCGGCTTGCCGACCGTCTCGATGGGCCTGCTCGCCGTGAGCATGGCGCCCGGCCGCGCCATCGCCATCGTCATCGTGCCCGCCATCATCACCAACCTCTGGCAGACCTTCGTCGGTCCTTATCTGCGCGACATCCTCAAGCGCCTGTGGCCGCTGATGGTCGGCACCGTGATCGGATGCTGGCTCAATGCCGGCGCGCTCACCGGTCCCTATGCGCGCTACGGCACCGTCGTGCTCGGAGTCCTGCTCATCATCTACGCGGTGATCGGGCTGAACAAATTGCACTTTCGCGTCGCGCCGAAGAACGAGAAATGGGTCGGCGGCGTGGTCGGCGTCATCACCGGCGTCATTTCCGCCTCGACCGGCGTGCAGGTGATCCCGTCGATGCCGTTCATGCAGGCGATCGGCATGGAGAAGGACGAACTCGTGCAGGCGCTCGGCGTGTTCTTCACGGTCGCAACGCTGGCGCTCGCCTTCAACCTCACCGCGGGTGGCCTGCTGACCCCCGCCAACGCCGTGCCCGGCGCCATCGCGATGGCTTGCGCCTTTATCGGCATGTTCATCGGCCAATCGTTGCGGGCGCGGATGCCGGCCGAGGCATTTCGCCGCTGGTTCCTGATCGCGATGATCCTGCTCGGCCTCTATCTGGCGGGCAGCGCGCTGCTCAAGGAAGTCGCGTAA
- a CDS encoding LysR substrate-binding domain-containing protein, with translation MRFDLVDLQLFIAVADQRSITRGAERSHLALASASARIKGLEDALGVALLKRGRRGVELTPAGESLLDHARLVIHQIDAMRGDLAGFASGVRASVHLLANTSGLSEHLPKALAGFLHEHRDVAVDIEERESTDIAAAITAGAADLGFAAEHALPDHIERFVFSEDRLTLVTSRRGPFAGRRQIDFQEAASCDFVGLTSATALQLHISKHAARLGMRPHYRARLRDFDAICQMVSADVGVALVPESAARRCAKLMPLAMVRLRDTWANRRLVICARSFRALPRPAKMLVEHLRAEAM, from the coding sequence GTGCGTTTCGATCTTGTCGATCTCCAGCTTTTCATCGCGGTTGCCGACCAGCGCAGCATCACCCGCGGCGCCGAGCGGTCGCATCTGGCGCTGGCCTCGGCCAGCGCCAGGATCAAGGGGCTGGAGGACGCGCTCGGCGTTGCGCTGCTCAAGCGCGGGCGCCGTGGCGTCGAGCTGACGCCGGCCGGCGAGAGCCTGCTCGATCACGCCCGACTCGTCATCCACCAGATCGACGCCATGCGCGGCGATCTCGCGGGCTTTGCCAGCGGCGTGCGGGCGAGCGTGCATTTGCTCGCCAATACCTCCGGGCTGTCGGAGCATCTCCCCAAGGCGCTGGCCGGCTTCCTGCACGAGCACCGCGATGTCGCCGTCGACATCGAGGAGCGCGAGAGCACCGACATTGCGGCCGCGATCACCGCAGGTGCCGCCGATCTCGGCTTCGCCGCCGAACACGCGCTGCCCGACCACATCGAGCGTTTCGTCTTCAGCGAGGACCGCTTGACGCTGGTGACGTCGCGGCGCGGGCCGTTTGCCGGCCGCCGCCAGATCGATTTTCAGGAAGCGGCTAGTTGCGATTTCGTCGGGCTGACCAGTGCCACCGCGCTCCAGCTCCACATCTCGAAGCACGCCGCCCGGCTCGGCATGCGCCCGCATTATCGCGCGCGCCTGCGCGATTTCGATGCGATCTGCCAGATGGTTTCTGCCGATGTCGGCGTCGCTCTCGTGCCGGAATCCGCTGCCCGCCGCTGTGCCAAGCTGATGCCGCTCGCCATGGTCCGCCTGCGCGACACCTGGGCCAACCGCAGACTCGTGATCTGCGCGCGAAGTTTCCGCGCGCTGCCGCGGCCGGCCAAGATGCTGGTCGAGCATCTCAGAGCGGAGGCGATGTGA
- the hisN gene encoding histidinol-phosphatase: MTVIDFSAFIGRLATVSGETILPFFRTSLSIDDKSKTKDFDPVTEADRAAEAVMRRLIKANFPQHGIVGEEFGNEHEDADYVWVLDPIDGTKSFIGGFPIWGTLIALLHKGTPVFGMMHQPFIGERFSGDNGSANYKGPSGERRLQVRRCASLSEATTYTTSPLLMNESDRAVFGRIEQGARLSRYGGDCYSYCMLAAGHVDLVVETELKPYDIAALIPIITGAGGIVTTWEGKPAQAGGRIIAAGDPRVHEEALRLLNG, translated from the coding sequence GTGACGGTGATCGACTTCTCAGCCTTCATCGGGCGGCTCGCTACCGTCTCCGGCGAGACCATCCTGCCGTTCTTCCGCACCTCGCTGTCCATCGACGACAAGAGCAAGACCAAGGATTTCGATCCCGTCACCGAAGCCGATCGCGCGGCGGAGGCGGTGATGCGGCGGCTGATCAAGGCCAACTTCCCCCAGCACGGCATCGTCGGCGAGGAGTTCGGCAACGAGCACGAGGACGCCGACTATGTCTGGGTGCTCGATCCCATCGACGGCACCAAATCCTTCATTGGGGGCTTTCCGATCTGGGGCACGCTGATCGCGTTGTTGCACAAGGGCACGCCGGTGTTCGGCATGATGCACCAGCCGTTCATCGGCGAACGCTTTTCCGGCGACAACGGCTCGGCCAATTATAAAGGCCCCTCCGGCGAGCGCCGGCTCCAGGTCCGCCGCTGTGCATCGCTCAGCGAGGCGACGACCTACACGACGAGCCCGCTCTTGATGAACGAGAGCGACCGCGCCGTTTTCGGCCGCATCGAGCAGGGCGCGCGGCTGTCGCGCTACGGCGGCGACTGCTATTCCTATTGCATGCTGGCCGCAGGCCATGTCGACCTCGTGGTCGAGACCGAGCTGAAGCCTTACGACATTGCGGCACTGATCCCGATCATCACCGGTGCCGGCGGGATCGTCACCACCTGGGAAGGCAAGCCGGCGCAAGCCGGCGGCCGCATCATTGCCGCCGGCGATCCGCGCGTGCATGAAGAAGCCTTGAGGCTGCTCAACGGATAA
- a CDS encoding N-formylglutamate amidohydrolase, translating to MTRFDGDVSPAFEILEPTEWRAPIIFNSPHSGSTYPDEFLLASRIDLPTLRRSEDSFMDELIGHLSGRGFPTVRVNFPRSYVDVNREPYELDPRMFSGRLPSFANTRSMRVAGGLGTIPRVVGDGQEIYRERILVDDALARIEALYKPYHRALRRLINKVHQMFGTVVLVDCHSMPSVGVSRDEPRRPDVVIGDRYGTSCTPLLPDRVEETMSGLGYSVGRNKPYAGGFITEHYGNPASGLHAVQLELNRAIYMDERRRERGPRFSQVAADFAVLADVLATTISFADLGPFQAAAE from the coding sequence ATGACCCGGTTTGACGGCGACGTGTCGCCAGCGTTCGAGATCCTGGAGCCCACCGAGTGGCGGGCGCCGATCATCTTCAACTCGCCCCATTCCGGCTCTACCTACCCGGACGAATTTCTGCTGGCCTCCCGGATCGACCTGCCGACGCTGCGGCGTTCGGAAGACTCGTTCATGGACGAGCTGATCGGCCATCTCAGCGGTCGCGGCTTTCCGACCGTGCGTGTCAACTTCCCGCGCTCCTATGTCGACGTCAATCGCGAGCCCTACGAGCTCGACCCTCGGATGTTCTCAGGAAGGCTGCCGAGCTTCGCCAACACCCGCTCGATGCGCGTTGCCGGCGGCCTCGGCACCATCCCGCGCGTAGTCGGCGACGGCCAGGAGATCTATCGCGAACGCATCCTGGTCGATGATGCGCTGGCGCGAATCGAGGCGCTCTACAAGCCGTACCACCGCGCGCTGCGCCGGCTGATCAACAAGGTGCACCAGATGTTCGGCACGGTGGTGCTGGTCGATTGTCACTCGATGCCGTCGGTCGGCGTTTCCCGCGACGAGCCGCGGCGGCCCGACGTGGTGATCGGCGACCGTTACGGCACGAGCTGCACGCCGCTCCTGCCCGACCGGGTCGAGGAAACCATGAGCGGGCTCGGCTATTCTGTCGGCCGCAACAAGCCCTATGCCGGCGGCTTCATCACCGAGCACTACGGCAACCCGGCCAGCGGCCTGCATGCGGTGCAGCTCGAGCTCAACCGCGCGATCTACATGGACGAGCGGCGGCGCGAGCGCGGGCCGCGCTTTTCGCAGGTCGCTGCCGACTTCGCGGTTCTCGCCGATGTGCTGGCGACGACGATTTCCTTCGCTGATCTCGGCCCGTTCCAGGCGGCCGCGGAATAG